The Gracilimonas sp. genome includes a region encoding these proteins:
- a CDS encoding gamma carbonic anhydrase family protein translates to MIYEFLKRSPQFDETVFVAPSADIIGDVTLGKESSVWFNVTIRGDVNFIQIGDKSNVQDNVCIHVMNQTGPTIIGNEVTIGHGAVVHGCTIKDRVLVGINATILDEVTIEPDVIVAAGTLVPPGKTIESGYMYMGSPAKAARKLTDEEIASIPKYASNYVKYSRAYQQKDTYDDNPFYDASNR, encoded by the coding sequence ATGATTTACGAATTCCTGAAACGTTCTCCCCAGTTTGATGAAACTGTTTTTGTTGCTCCCAGTGCTGATATAATCGGAGACGTAACCCTTGGCAAGGAAAGCAGTGTTTGGTTTAATGTAACCATCCGGGGTGATGTAAATTTTATCCAGATTGGAGATAAAAGTAACGTTCAGGATAACGTTTGTATTCATGTGATGAATCAAACCGGGCCGACTATTATCGGCAATGAAGTTACCATTGGTCATGGCGCGGTTGTTCACGGATGCACTATTAAAGATCGCGTACTTGTTGGCATCAACGCTACGATACTTGATGAGGTGACTATTGAGCCGGATGTGATTGTAGCTGCGGGAACCCTGGTACCTCCCGGCAAAACCATCGAAAGCGGATATATGTATATGGGCTCTCCCGCCAAAGCTGCCCGTAAACTCACCGATGAGGAAATCGCATCGATTCCTAAATACGCCAGCAACTATGTTAAATACTCCCGGGCTTATCAGCAGAAAGACACCTACGACGACAACCCTTTCTATGATGCGAGCAACCGGTAG
- the hemW gene encoding radical SAM family heme chaperone HemW: protein MSGLYIHIPFCKQACSYCDFYFVTRHQQKQDFVDELIREIHSKKDSVFTEEPVQTIYFGGGTPSLLSADQVNAILDEINKVFDTDLKEITLEMNPDDVSPEYLSGLKSAGINRASMGVQSFNPELLKFMNRAHTSEEAMKCLEILEASEFKVFTVDLIYGNPGQSLDILEKDIDTILQFKPPHISAYSLTIEPQTRLGKQVELGRIIPPQDDTVSDHFDLVVQKLAEAGIQQYEVSNYAKPGHEAVHNSNYWNHENYLGLGPGAHSFWWDKNRDSAKRWKNEANLEAYLKGEWKEKAELEELNLGDLAEERLMLGLRTKAGLSMSELKTSYDFEFNARQLEYLQRLEEGGRVETKNRIYLTKEGLKIADSILLDLVTMV, encoded by the coding sequence ATGAGTGGCCTATATATCCACATCCCGTTTTGTAAACAGGCCTGCTCGTATTGCGACTTCTATTTTGTGACCCGGCATCAGCAAAAGCAGGACTTTGTAGATGAACTTATTCGGGAAATTCACTCAAAAAAAGACTCCGTATTTACTGAAGAACCCGTTCAGACCATTTACTTCGGAGGCGGAACTCCTTCCCTGTTATCGGCTGATCAAGTGAATGCTATTCTGGATGAGATCAATAAAGTCTTTGATACGGACCTAAAAGAAATCACGCTGGAAATGAACCCGGATGATGTCAGCCCGGAATATTTATCAGGATTGAAATCAGCCGGCATAAACCGAGCAAGCATGGGGGTACAGTCATTCAACCCGGAGCTGCTGAAATTCATGAACCGGGCGCATACTTCTGAAGAAGCGATGAAGTGTTTGGAAATTCTGGAAGCTTCTGAATTCAAGGTTTTTACCGTCGATCTAATTTATGGGAACCCCGGGCAATCACTGGATATCCTCGAAAAGGATATTGATACCATTCTTCAGTTTAAACCGCCGCATATTTCTGCATATTCCCTGACCATCGAGCCACAAACAAGACTAGGAAAGCAAGTAGAGTTGGGTCGTATAATTCCTCCTCAGGACGATACCGTTTCCGATCATTTTGACCTTGTTGTTCAAAAACTTGCAGAAGCAGGCATTCAACAATACGAGGTTAGCAACTACGCAAAACCAGGCCATGAAGCCGTTCACAATTCCAACTACTGGAATCATGAGAATTATCTGGGATTGGGTCCGGGCGCTCATTCGTTTTGGTGGGATAAAAACCGCGATTCAGCTAAAAGATGGAAAAACGAAGCTAACCTTGAAGCTTATCTTAAAGGTGAATGGAAAGAAAAAGCAGAACTGGAAGAATTAAACCTTGGTGATCTGGCAGAAGAGCGCCTGATGCTGGGACTCAGGACTAAAGCAGGCCTTTCCATGAGTGAACTAAAAACCAGCTACGATTTTGAGTTCAACGCCCGACAGTTGGAATACCTTCAACGGCTGGAAGAAGGTGGAAGGGTTGAAACCAAAAACCGGATTTATCTCACTAAAGAAGGACTGAAAATCGCTGATAGTATCCTGCTTGACTTAGTAACCATGGTTTAA
- a CDS encoding HU family DNA-binding protein yields the protein MSNKVTYAEIIEALSRKTGFSKQKSEAFAKALISRVKQELDETGKASITNFGSFKVKEVAERQGQNPQTGEPITIPAHKRVSFTPYKALREDVNAKFSHLETELLGEKSKESTTAVPVSREEKPQEPEEEKKDTIFQFDDEPEEEIEEQEEKAEEFQAEETVEEQEPQEDPFAFDETESTSEKEEEPEPVSREPFVREEKKEKSNNFALILVIAALLAVALVPVWWFFLRTEPTNMPTQQARVEQPRTPQASNDRPSGSGEAKEPVQANNESANTQTPAKKEPPAASSSAGIEEKETSGSSSEITTTTYTVKKDEWYWVIAKKVYGKSQFWPLIYQANFTMDTHPDSLKNNRSLKVPALQGSASSPSKMDYQRLAEASQMVSDSYRKFGRNDKAEEYARFAKKWQGLGN from the coding sequence ATGAGTAACAAAGTCACATATGCTGAGATTATTGAAGCCTTATCGCGGAAAACGGGTTTTAGTAAACAGAAAAGTGAAGCATTTGCAAAAGCGCTGATATCAAGAGTTAAGCAGGAACTTGATGAAACAGGCAAAGCCTCGATTACCAATTTCGGGAGTTTTAAGGTAAAAGAAGTAGCTGAACGACAAGGTCAGAACCCCCAAACCGGTGAACCGATAACGATTCCGGCGCATAAACGAGTTTCTTTTACTCCCTATAAAGCTTTGCGCGAAGATGTAAATGCTAAGTTCTCACACCTGGAAACTGAATTGCTTGGGGAGAAGTCCAAAGAATCGACGACAGCTGTTCCTGTTTCCCGAGAGGAAAAACCACAGGAGCCTGAAGAAGAGAAAAAAGACACCATTTTTCAGTTTGATGATGAACCCGAAGAGGAAATAGAAGAGCAAGAAGAAAAGGCGGAAGAATTTCAGGCTGAAGAGACGGTTGAAGAACAAGAGCCTCAAGAAGATCCTTTTGCATTTGACGAAACGGAATCCACATCAGAGAAGGAAGAAGAACCTGAGCCGGTTTCCCGGGAACCTTTTGTACGGGAGGAGAAAAAAGAAAAAAGCAATAATTTTGCCCTGATATTGGTGATAGCTGCGTTATTAGCTGTTGCGCTAGTGCCTGTCTGGTGGTTCTTTTTGCGAACCGAGCCAACAAATATGCCAACACAGCAGGCTAGAGTTGAACAACCCCGAACGCCGCAAGCATCCAATGATCGGCCTTCAGGTAGCGGAGAAGCCAAAGAGCCTGTACAGGCAAATAATGAATCTGCAAATACTCAGACTCCTGCGAAAAAAGAACCACCCGCTGCATCTTCTTCTGCAGGGATAGAGGAAAAAGAAACCTCAGGTTCCAGCAGTGAAATCACGACTACCACTTATACAGTAAAGAAAGATGAGTGGTATTGGGTAATTGCCAAAAAAGTATATGGCAAGTCCCAATTCTGGCCGCTGATATATCAGGCTAACTTCACCATGGACACTCACCCGGATTCTTTGAAAAATAACAGGTCACTTAAGGTGCCGGCGCTTCAGGGGTCAGCTTCAAGTCCAAGTAAAATGGACTATCAGCGACTGGCAGAAGCTTCTCAAATGGTCTCTGATTCATATAGAAAATTTGGCCGTAACGACAAGGCCGAGGAGTATGCCCGTTTCGCAAAAAAGTGGCAAGGCCTGGGGAATTGA
- a CDS encoding HU family DNA-binding protein: MTKSEVLKQLAEELELTQTETEDLYDSFVEGLTMLLSKGKGFTLPGLGSFKSEVREEHKSYNPHYEQMMLIPKKRVVHYSQSSTLRDQINEAEDE; this comes from the coding sequence ATGACAAAGTCGGAGGTACTCAAACAATTAGCGGAAGAGCTTGAGCTCACACAGACCGAGACGGAAGATCTATATGATTCTTTCGTTGAAGGACTCACCATGCTTCTATCCAAAGGAAAAGGATTCACCCTGCCCGGATTGGGTAGTTTTAAGTCAGAGGTCAGGGAAGAGCATAAGTCGTACAACCCCCATTATGAGCAAATGATGCTTATTCCGAAAAAAAGAGTGGTGCATTATAGTCAAAGCAGTACACTTCGGGACCAAATAAACGAGGCTGAAGATGAGTAA
- the fahA gene encoding fumarylacetoacetase, whose translation MLKSFIEVDPDSHFPIQNLPYGAYENEDGEIHLCSSIGDYIIDLFVLDEEGLFDGPELNNQYVFQDSTLNYFMSLGKPAWTEARNTLQSLLSADNAVLRDDALLRERIFKKRADLELVMPVQIGDYTDFYSSEQHARNVGSMFRDPENALLPNWKHLPVGYHGRSSSIVLSGTELHRPKGQTIPDNSDQPEYGATKKLDFELEVGFLTGSGNTLGNSISVDEAENYIFGLVLLNDWSARDLQKWEYQPLGPFLAKSWATSISPWIVTIEALEPFRTKCPEQNPKPLDYLHQKNRSTFDIQLDVFLTTEKQHSPHKICSSNFRHLYWTMAQQLAHQTVAGCNVQPGDLYASGTISGPEKDSYGSMLELAWKGTQPLTLPSGEKRSFIEDGDEVIMTGYAQANGFRVGFGEVTGKILPAKK comes from the coding sequence ATGCTCAAATCCTTTATAGAAGTAGATCCTGATTCTCACTTTCCGATTCAAAACCTCCCCTATGGAGCCTATGAGAACGAGGATGGTGAAATTCACCTTTGTTCTTCTATTGGTGATTATATCATCGATTTGTTTGTGCTGGATGAAGAGGGCTTATTCGACGGCCCTGAGCTTAATAATCAGTATGTATTTCAGGATTCCACTCTTAATTATTTTATGAGCCTTGGCAAACCTGCCTGGACGGAAGCGCGCAATACCCTTCAATCCTTACTATCTGCGGATAATGCTGTGCTTCGGGATGACGCCCTTCTTCGGGAGCGCATTTTCAAAAAAAGAGCTGATCTAGAATTAGTAATGCCTGTTCAGATAGGAGATTACACTGATTTTTATTCTTCTGAGCAACACGCCCGAAATGTAGGGTCTATGTTTCGTGATCCTGAGAATGCACTTTTACCAAACTGGAAACATCTGCCTGTTGGCTATCACGGGCGCTCCAGCTCTATTGTACTCAGCGGAACCGAACTTCATCGCCCTAAAGGACAAACTATTCCTGATAACTCAGATCAGCCTGAATATGGGGCTACAAAAAAGCTGGATTTTGAACTTGAAGTCGGATTTCTAACGGGTTCAGGTAATACATTGGGAAATTCAATCTCTGTAGATGAAGCTGAAAACTACATTTTTGGGCTCGTACTGTTAAATGACTGGAGCGCCCGTGATCTCCAAAAATGGGAATACCAGCCACTGGGACCCTTTCTTGCAAAGAGCTGGGCTACTTCTATCTCCCCCTGGATTGTTACCATAGAAGCCCTCGAACCTTTTCGAACCAAATGCCCGGAGCAAAACCCCAAGCCTCTGGATTACCTTCATCAGAAAAACCGTTCAACTTTTGATATTCAGCTGGATGTTTTTCTAACAACCGAAAAGCAACACAGCCCACATAAAATCTGTTCGTCCAACTTCAGGCATTTATACTGGACGATGGCGCAGCAGCTGGCCCATCAAACCGTTGCCGGTTGCAATGTTCAGCCCGGAGATTTGTATGCCTCTGGCACCATCAGCGGACCGGAGAAAGATTCTTATGGAAGTATGCTGGAGCTGGCCTGGAAGGGAACCCAGCCCCTTACACTGCCTTCAGGAGAGAAACGATCTTTTATAGAAGACGGGGATGAAGTGATCATGACGGGTTATGCACAAGCCAATGGATTCAGAGTTGGATTTGGAGAGGTAACCGGCAAAATTTTGCCCGCGAAAAAATAG
- a CDS encoding MXAN_6640 family putative metalloprotease, with the protein MHKYRDQIKKALGITLLALMCLPSVLFGQSGVDSPRHILEIQRSFTEGEIDVETAALEQFRILKKTPVSFLHKCATPAEMFLHAYRDQISSKGLAEVEAMRSSRSSTQKKKALQSYISPSGKFEIIYETTGDDSVSIEDNDGNGVPDYVDLVAESADSSYRHEVINLGFKDPIPNGTTYTIEIRDIPYYGETIFQGGSGPETYIVMENDFENFPPNTHPEGNQVGAVYATVAHELKHAIQYAQNEWTSPSGAFNWAEMDATLFEEVVYDDVNDYYNYIKNGLNSSSPYSASIFFAPENSTPGAYWHVSWMIFYSEYFGDELWRDVWQLIEDENTLSINDALLELLPDRGEEFSTTFVRNHLWHFASGSRAGQDDYGFGEKEFYPYSNLEGAFNEVPAEAVEADDIRPLAARYFEITPASSDEGFAEVAVDFDSTQVGIGVLFYMDNGEMNEIIATGENKAQVYVPSEISWQEVEKVGVVIANYSSSVSTRNINLLLGKDGNMITIRDPEYADLPKSIKIYQNYPNPFNPTTNIDFELPQSAFVELIVYDITGRKVQTLTNRQYLLGSYSIPFNAQGLSSGIYFYRLKIDDAVFTKKMTLVK; encoded by the coding sequence ATGCATAAGTATCGGGATCAAATTAAAAAGGCGCTAGGGATCACCCTGTTGGCTTTGATGTGCTTGCCTTCCGTATTGTTTGGTCAGTCAGGGGTAGACTCTCCCCGCCATATTTTAGAAATTCAACGCTCTTTTACAGAAGGTGAAATCGACGTTGAAACGGCCGCTTTGGAACAATTCAGGATTTTAAAGAAAACACCTGTCAGCTTCCTTCACAAGTGTGCAACTCCTGCAGAAATGTTTCTTCATGCATATAGAGATCAAATTTCATCGAAGGGTTTAGCGGAGGTCGAGGCGATGCGCTCTTCCCGATCATCAACACAAAAGAAAAAAGCTCTTCAAAGTTATATATCCCCCTCAGGAAAATTTGAGATTATATATGAAACCACAGGAGATGATTCGGTATCTATAGAAGATAATGATGGAAATGGGGTTCCTGATTATGTGGATCTGGTTGCTGAGTCAGCTGATTCTTCTTACCGGCATGAAGTGATTAATCTGGGGTTCAAAGACCCGATTCCGAATGGAACTACTTATACCATTGAAATTCGAGACATTCCCTATTATGGCGAGACTATTTTTCAGGGTGGCTCAGGTCCTGAAACATATATTGTGATGGAGAATGACTTTGAGAACTTTCCCCCGAATACCCATCCTGAGGGCAACCAGGTTGGAGCAGTGTATGCAACAGTGGCCCACGAGTTAAAGCATGCTATTCAGTATGCTCAAAATGAATGGACATCGCCATCTGGTGCTTTTAATTGGGCGGAAATGGATGCTACTCTGTTTGAAGAGGTCGTATATGATGATGTGAATGATTATTACAATTACATCAAGAATGGCTTGAACTCCTCAAGCCCATATTCTGCCTCCATTTTCTTTGCTCCGGAAAATAGTACACCCGGCGCTTACTGGCATGTAAGCTGGATGATTTTTTACAGTGAGTATTTCGGAGATGAGCTCTGGAGAGATGTCTGGCAATTAATAGAAGATGAGAATACGCTTAGTATTAACGACGCATTACTGGAATTACTTCCGGATCGGGGGGAAGAATTTTCGACTACCTTTGTGAGAAACCACCTTTGGCATTTTGCTTCTGGCAGTCGTGCCGGTCAGGATGATTACGGCTTTGGCGAGAAGGAATTTTACCCTTATTCCAATCTTGAAGGCGCGTTCAATGAAGTGCCCGCTGAAGCTGTTGAGGCGGATGATATACGGCCGCTGGCAGCCCGTTATTTTGAAATTACACCCGCTTCTTCTGATGAGGGTTTTGCCGAAGTAGCTGTAGATTTCGATAGCACCCAGGTTGGTATCGGGGTGCTATTTTATATGGATAATGGTGAAATGAATGAGATTATAGCAACGGGAGAGAATAAAGCTCAGGTCTATGTTCCAAGTGAAATTTCCTGGCAAGAGGTGGAAAAGGTAGGAGTAGTAATTGCAAATTACAGCAGCAGCGTTTCGACGCGGAATATAAATTTACTGCTGGGCAAGGATGGAAATATGATAACCATTCGTGATCCTGAGTACGCAGATTTACCGAAATCCATAAAGATTTATCAAAACTACCCAAACCCCTTTAACCCGACAACCAATATAGATTTTGAGCTTCCGCAATCGGCTTTCGTAGAGTTAATCGTGTATGATATCACAGGCAGAAAGGTTCAAACCCTTACGAACCGGCAATATCTGCTGGGCTCCTATTCCATTCCCTTTAATGCACAAGGACTAAGTTCGGGTATCTATTTTTATCGATTGAAAATTGATGATGCTGTTTTCACCAAGAAAATGACGCTGGTTAAATAG
- a CDS encoding rhodanese-related sulfurtransferase, with translation MYQVILYYNFEPIEDPDRFCKAHKKFCKEIGLKGRIYISEEGINGTAAGTDQQIEEYKNYVWSLPGFDDTEFKQEESDYIPFAKLICKTRDEIVALHVDDVNPENGGNYLEPAEWRKVMESQEDYVMIDVRNNYESKIGHFKGALTPDVDNFYDFPKWLEEANIPKNKKVLMYCTGGIRCEKFSVLMKEGGWDDVNQLHGGILKYAKEEEGKHFEGKCFVFDDRLVVPVNPNDLSPIARCEITGKPADTYINCANMECNKLFVCSEEGAHKMDGCCSEECQQSDYKRPFDPENAFKPFRKWYNYFGEDFKEREMSSASK, from the coding sequence ATGTACCAAGTAATACTTTATTATAATTTTGAACCGATTGAAGATCCCGATCGTTTTTGCAAAGCACACAAAAAGTTTTGCAAAGAAATCGGACTTAAAGGACGAATTTACATTTCGGAAGAGGGAATTAACGGAACAGCAGCAGGGACCGATCAACAGATTGAAGAATATAAAAACTATGTTTGGTCGCTTCCCGGTTTTGACGACACTGAGTTCAAGCAGGAAGAAAGTGACTATATCCCATTTGCAAAGCTGATCTGTAAAACCAGGGATGAGATCGTAGCCCTTCATGTAGATGATGTTAACCCGGAAAACGGAGGCAATTACCTGGAGCCGGCTGAATGGCGAAAGGTGATGGAATCTCAGGAAGATTACGTTATGATCGATGTTCGCAATAACTACGAATCAAAGATCGGGCATTTTAAAGGTGCCCTGACTCCCGATGTGGACAACTTCTACGATTTCCCGAAATGGCTGGAAGAAGCCAATATTCCCAAGAATAAAAAAGTATTGATGTATTGCACCGGCGGTATCCGCTGTGAGAAATTCTCCGTGCTGATGAAAGAAGGCGGCTGGGATGATGTTAACCAGCTGCACGGCGGAATTTTAAAGTATGCTAAGGAAGAAGAAGGAAAGCATTTTGAGGGAAAGTGCTTTGTCTTTGACGACCGGCTGGTGGTTCCCGTAAATCCCAACGACCTGTCACCCATCGCCCGTTGTGAAATCACAGGCAAGCCTGCAGATACCTACATCAACTGTGCGAACATGGAATGTAATAAGCTATTTGTTTGCTCAGAAGAAGGCGCTCATAAGATGGATGGCTGCTGCAGTGAAGAATGCCAGCAAAGCGATTATAAGCGCCCTTTCGATCCTGAAAATGCGTTCAAGCCATTCAGAAAATGGTACAATTATTTTGGAGAAGATTTCAAAGAAAGAGAAATGAGCTCTGCTTCTAAATAG
- a CDS encoding RluA family pseudouridine synthase, translated as MTVNRPVRIVSPYPITYRFKVKSEFEGKSLLDLMTTRFPFHGVKIWETKISNGHVGVNGHEASANQILSKGDEVFHHNPKVIEPSVPDEVEVLEQTDDYLMVYKPAPLPMHPGGRYNKNTLISILEEQGFENLRIVHRLDAVTSGLVLFARNKTFAQKAMVAFSEARVQKTYYALVTGNPEKHSITIDTPVRRKTGFVFESELGLKHAKEAVTFFEVVRRGEKSAIIRCSPKTGRTHQIRLHLEQWGHPIIDDPIYGIDGDKSSKRAQKVGISLLNAGLEIKELGIKNELAVPESWFL; from the coding sequence ATGACTGTTAATCGTCCCGTCCGAATTGTCTCTCCCTACCCTATTACCTACCGATTCAAAGTGAAGTCGGAGTTTGAAGGGAAGTCGCTGTTGGATTTGATGACTACACGCTTCCCTTTTCATGGGGTGAAAATATGGGAAACTAAGATCAGCAATGGTCATGTTGGGGTGAATGGCCATGAAGCATCTGCAAACCAAATCCTTTCCAAAGGAGACGAAGTCTTCCACCACAATCCAAAAGTGATAGAGCCTTCTGTGCCTGATGAAGTGGAAGTGCTGGAACAAACCGATGACTATCTGATGGTCTACAAGCCAGCTCCTTTGCCAATGCATCCCGGCGGGCGGTATAACAAAAACACCCTGATCTCCATCCTTGAAGAACAGGGATTTGAAAACCTGCGTATTGTCCACCGGTTAGATGCCGTTACTTCCGGGCTCGTGCTCTTTGCCCGGAATAAAACCTTCGCTCAAAAGGCCATGGTCGCATTTAGCGAAGCCAGGGTTCAGAAAACATATTATGCCCTTGTTACCGGAAATCCGGAAAAGCATTCCATCACCATTGATACACCCGTGAGGAGAAAAACTGGATTTGTCTTTGAAAGTGAATTGGGCTTAAAACATGCCAAGGAAGCCGTCACCTTTTTTGAAGTGGTCAGGCGTGGGGAAAAATCAGCTATCATCAGGTGCTCACCAAAAACAGGCCGAACCCATCAAATACGATTGCACCTTGAGCAGTGGGGGCACCCCATTATTGATGACCCTATTTATGGAATAGATGGTGATAAAAGCAGTAAACGAGCACAAAAAGTCGGGATCAGCTTATTGAATGCCGGATTGGAAATTAAAGAGCTTGGGATAAAGAATGAATTGGCTGTACCTGAATCCTGGTTTCTTTAG
- a CDS encoding alpha/beta hydrolase — protein MAEQSEFTYQDQKIAYEKVGKGKPLVILHGWGSSKRVMMPAAQNLAHLRTCYVLDLPGFGDSPEPSRAWSIDDYADAVQSFIKSLGEDKVDVLVHSFGGRIMLKLCARDFGKAHIEKVLITGGAGMKPKRSMKFYIRKYTAKILKAPFMILPSSLREKALGWLRSTSLWKSLGSSDYSKLSGVMRETFVKSVTEYLESSLPEITHEVLLLWGRNDDATPVYQGERIEKGIKNAALVIIEDAGHYAFLDKPKQFARIAEAFFK, from the coding sequence ATGGCAGAACAAAGCGAGTTTACATATCAGGATCAGAAAATTGCTTACGAGAAAGTAGGTAAAGGAAAACCTTTGGTTATTCTGCACGGTTGGGGAAGCAGTAAACGCGTGATGATGCCGGCTGCTCAGAACCTGGCGCACCTCAGAACCTGCTATGTATTGGATCTGCCCGGCTTCGGGGATTCTCCTGAACCTTCACGCGCGTGGAGTATCGATGATTATGCAGATGCCGTTCAGTCTTTTATTAAATCACTTGGCGAAGATAAAGTGGATGTACTGGTTCACTCCTTTGGCGGACGAATTATGCTCAAACTCTGTGCCCGCGATTTTGGTAAGGCCCATATTGAAAAAGTATTGATTACAGGCGGGGCCGGAATGAAGCCAAAACGCTCCATGAAATTCTATATCAGGAAATACACGGCTAAAATTCTGAAAGCACCTTTTATGATTTTACCTTCCTCACTTCGGGAGAAAGCACTGGGCTGGCTTCGAAGTACCAGTCTGTGGAAGAGCCTGGGATCCAGCGATTACAGCAAGCTTTCGGGGGTAATGCGGGAGACTTTTGTCAAATCAGTTACAGAATATCTGGAGTCTTCGCTGCCGGAAATTACTCATGAAGTGTTATTACTGTGGGGAAGAAATGATGATGCTACTCCGGTATATCAGGGAGAGCGGATTGAGAAGGGGATTAAAAATGCAGCTTTGGTGATTATCGAAGATGCCGGGCACTATGCTTTTCTGGATAAGCCCAAGCAGTTTGCCCGAATAGCTGAGGCGTTTTTTAAATAG
- a CDS encoding helix-hairpin-helix domain-containing protein, whose protein sequence is MKFNDLKRKAFFWIEKLQISRTERISISILLALLAVLFMLNFFLTKTFNYNQEKYDALTAEFEKRSAQLHQEQKELEQKYNPDLTVNEAKTSDHPNDDEMAASKQDEPVAVEIININTATSQQLQLLDGIGEAYAQRIIEYRKANGGFDSIDELVNVKGIGEKRLENIRPFITLDD, encoded by the coding sequence ATGAAATTTAACGACCTAAAAAGAAAAGCATTTTTCTGGATTGAGAAACTCCAGATATCCCGGACCGAACGGATTTCCATTTCTATCCTTTTGGCGTTACTTGCTGTGCTTTTTATGTTGAACTTTTTCCTGACCAAAACTTTTAATTACAACCAGGAAAAATATGACGCGCTCACCGCTGAATTTGAAAAGCGGAGTGCTCAACTTCATCAGGAACAAAAAGAACTGGAGCAAAAATATAATCCTGACTTAACAGTTAATGAAGCCAAAACTTCCGATCATCCTAACGATGATGAAATGGCAGCATCAAAGCAGGATGAACCTGTTGCTGTTGAGATCATTAATATTAATACCGCCACCAGCCAACAGCTCCAATTACTGGACGGAATTGGAGAAGCTTATGCCCAAAGAATTATAGAGTACCGCAAAGCCAATGGTGGTTTTGATTCCATCGATGAACTGGTTAATGTTAAGGGCATTGGTGAAAAGCGACTGGAAAATATCCGGCCATTTATAACTCTTGACGATTGA